A single genomic interval of Antarcticibacterium arcticum harbors:
- a CDS encoding GyrI-like domain-containing protein, which yields MKILKYLFFLLLIFIIAGAIYIATKDGDYHIEETSIINAPVPVVFNEVNNLTNWEAWGPWSQETDDIVLKHQQTIRGEGGGFSWKSDNLGDGSLSIIKVNQNEAIEQEVNLNMSMAETNSNMYWYFEEVEEGTKVTVGFEGKQSFREKLAFSLTEKSIPETMRPRLQRSLERLNKALQNKMSVYSINVDGLTTHGGGFYMYNTTATKISQVPTRMQKMLTELRNYMDTNNITRQGYPFVLYNNWDEQNNSAIYSTGIFTPSLVITPAESDILNGMMPVQQVVKTTLKGDVQNLQEAWEVAYQYLADNNLTADEESQPFEVYKTDFETTPNPANWVTEIFIPIKTEVSNPVIE from the coding sequence ATGAAAATCCTGAAATACTTATTCTTTCTTTTATTAATATTCATAATTGCCGGCGCAATTTATATTGCCACTAAAGACGGAGATTATCATATTGAGGAAACCTCTATTATCAATGCTCCTGTGCCGGTAGTATTTAATGAGGTGAATAATTTGACCAACTGGGAAGCATGGGGCCCCTGGAGCCAGGAGACAGATGATATTGTTCTCAAACACCAACAAACCATCCGGGGAGAAGGTGGAGGATTTTCCTGGAAAAGCGATAATCTTGGAGATGGTTCTCTCTCTATAATTAAGGTAAACCAGAATGAAGCTATTGAACAGGAGGTTAATTTGAACATGTCCATGGCCGAAACCAATAGCAATATGTACTGGTATTTTGAAGAGGTGGAAGAAGGTACGAAAGTTACCGTAGGATTTGAAGGCAAACAAAGTTTCAGGGAGAAACTGGCATTTTCGCTTACCGAAAAATCCATTCCCGAAACAATGAGGCCAAGGTTACAACGCAGCCTTGAAAGACTTAACAAGGCCCTCCAAAACAAAATGAGCGTTTATTCTATCAATGTAGACGGGCTTACAACGCACGGCGGGGGTTTTTATATGTATAATACTACCGCTACCAAAATTAGCCAGGTACCCACCCGGATGCAAAAAATGCTGACGGAATTACGCAATTATATGGATACCAATAATATTACCCGTCAAGGTTATCCTTTTGTGCTTTACAACAACTGGGATGAGCAAAATAATTCGGCTATCTATTCTACCGGGATCTTTACACCCAGCCTCGTTATAACACCTGCTGAAAGTGATATTTTAAACGGAATGATGCCCGTACAACAGGTGGTGAAAACCACTTTAAAAGGAGATGTGCAAAACCTACAGGAAGCCTGGGAGGTAGCATATCAATATTTAGCCGATAATAATCTTACTGCCGATGAGGAAAGTCAGCCATTTGAGGTATATAAAACCGATTTTGAAACTACCCCAAATCCGGCCAATTGGGTAACCGAAATATTCATTCCTATTAAAACGGAGGTTTCTAATCCTGTAATAGAATAG
- a CDS encoding nucleotide exchange factor GrpE: MSKEKENTSGEDIENIKENIHQEFGGEPAEEFIDEGVDQIEEEQEPEGQSVSENEQLKADLDKEKDKFLRLFAEFENYKRRTSKERLELFKTANQEVMTAMLPVLDDFDRALNEIQKAKDKNLLKGVELIHNKFRETLKNKGLEAMEVKAGDSFDADMHEAITQVPAPSEKLKGRIVDVVERGYKLGDRIIRFPKVVTGK, encoded by the coding sequence ATGAGCAAGGAAAAAGAAAATACATCCGGGGAGGATATAGAAAATATCAAGGAAAATATTCATCAGGAATTTGGAGGGGAACCTGCAGAAGAATTTATAGATGAAGGAGTTGATCAAATAGAAGAAGAGCAGGAACCAGAGGGTCAATCTGTTTCTGAAAACGAGCAGTTAAAAGCTGACCTTGATAAGGAAAAAGATAAATTTTTAAGGTTATTTGCCGAATTTGAGAATTATAAAAGACGCACTTCAAAGGAGCGGCTTGAGCTTTTCAAGACCGCCAACCAGGAAGTAATGACTGCTATGTTGCCGGTTTTAGATGATTTTGACCGGGCGTTGAATGAAATTCAAAAGGCTAAGGATAAAAATCTATTAAAAGGAGTAGAGCTTATTCACAACAAATTCAGAGAAACATTGAAGAACAAAGGATTGGAGGCTATGGAAGTGAAAGCCGGCGATTCCTTTGATGCAGATATGCATGAGGCTATTACTCAGGTGCCTGCGCCTTCGGAAAAATTAAAAGGCAGGATAGTTGATGTGGTAGAGCGCGGATACAAACTTGGGGACAGGATCATTAGGTTTCCTAAGGTAGTGACAGGCAAATAG
- the mnmD gene encoding tRNA (5-methylaminomethyl-2-thiouridine)(34)-methyltransferase MnmD, translating to MKREIINTGDGSTTIHLPEWNEQYHSKHGAIREARHVFIEMGLKKCLAKEFPEISILEIGFGTGLNALVTWSEVRDREINIKYTGVEAYPVAFGEVEKLNFPNQLAEPDAEEVFKLLHSLEWEIPEGLTPNFSLLKQKKFFADITDVSLYDLIYFDAFGARVQPELWTEEIFERMFRASKPGGLLVTYAAKGSVRRAMQSAGFIVERLPGPPGKREMLRATKPGL from the coding sequence TTGAAGAGAGAGATTATAAATACGGGTGATGGTTCTACCACCATTCACCTGCCCGAATGGAATGAGCAATACCATTCCAAACATGGGGCAATTCGCGAAGCCCGGCATGTGTTTATTGAAATGGGTCTTAAAAAATGTCTGGCGAAGGAATTCCCGGAGATCTCAATTCTCGAAATTGGATTTGGCACAGGCCTCAATGCCCTGGTCACCTGGAGCGAGGTAAGGGATAGGGAAATAAACATTAAATATACCGGGGTTGAGGCCTATCCTGTAGCTTTCGGCGAAGTGGAAAAACTGAATTTCCCTAATCAACTGGCGGAACCGGACGCTGAAGAAGTATTTAAACTTCTTCATAGCCTGGAATGGGAAATACCTGAGGGATTAACCCCTAATTTCAGTCTCTTAAAGCAAAAGAAGTTCTTTGCAGATATCACAGATGTCTCCTTGTATGACCTTATTTATTTTGATGCTTTTGGGGCAAGGGTACAACCGGAACTTTGGACAGAGGAGATTTTTGAGCGAATGTTCCGGGCATCGAAACCCGGAGGTTTACTGGTAACTTATGCCGCTAAAGGAAGTGTGAGAAGAGCAATGCAAAGTGCAGGTTTTATTGTGGAAAGACTTCCCGGTCCCCCTGGGAAAAGAGAAATGCTCAGGGCCACCAAACCTGGCCTTTAA
- a CDS encoding pyrophosphohydrolase domain-containing protein, whose product MKKRIAAVHKFHSAFGLGIKEAPHADLGPAKNLLRYNLMKEENEEYLEAANGNDLAEVADALGDMLYILCGTIIEHGMQYKIEEVFDEIQRSNMSKLGEDGKPVFREDGKVLKGPGYFRPNIKAILER is encoded by the coding sequence ATGAAAAAAAGAATTGCAGCGGTACATAAATTTCACAGTGCCTTTGGCCTTGGCATCAAAGAGGCCCCGCATGCCGATTTAGGGCCGGCTAAGAATTTGCTGAGGTATAATTTAATGAAAGAGGAAAATGAGGAATATCTTGAGGCCGCCAATGGTAATGATCTGGCCGAGGTGGCTGATGCCCTTGGCGATATGCTATATATTTTATGCGGCACCATCATTGAACACGGGATGCAATATAAAATAGAAGAAGTGTTTGACGAAATACAACGCAGCAATATGAGTAAATTGGGCGAAGACGGGAAACCGGTTTTTCGGGAAGATGGCAAGGTATTGAAGGGGCCGGGATATTTCAGGCCAAATATTAAAGCCATTCTGGAAAGATAA
- a CDS encoding branched-chain amino acid aminotransferase codes for MKHASTDIDIVKSTTSKLDSVDFENLKFGHVFTDHMMECDYEDGAWKTPVIKPYGKIELEPSAKVFHYGQAVFEGMKAFRDDNDKIWLFRPDENFKRINLSSKRLAIPEFPEEYFFQGLEELLKIDKEWIKKGFGNSLYIRPFVIATEPGVLASPGASYKFMIICSPAKSYYTGEVRVQISEKYSRAADGGVGAAKAAGNYGAQFYPTNLAKEAGFQQIIWTDANSHEFLEEAGTMNVFFRVNDTLLTAPVNDRILDGVTRKSILSLAEANSIKAEVRRVSVKEIIEAAKNGSLKEIFGAGTAAVINPIQGFGYKGERYELPKITDSYASFFKDKLMKIQYNLAEDEFGWRYEVKE; via the coding sequence ATGAAACACGCTTCCACCGACATCGATATCGTAAAGTCAACCACCTCAAAATTAGATTCTGTTGATTTTGAAAATTTAAAATTTGGCCATGTATTTACAGACCATATGATGGAATGCGATTACGAAGATGGTGCTTGGAAAACCCCTGTGATAAAACCATATGGGAAAATAGAACTTGAACCTTCAGCAAAGGTATTTCATTACGGGCAAGCGGTTTTTGAAGGGATGAAGGCCTTTAGAGATGATAATGACAAAATATGGTTGTTTCGCCCGGATGAGAATTTTAAAAGGATCAACTTATCATCTAAAAGACTTGCAATCCCCGAGTTCCCGGAGGAATATTTTTTCCAGGGGCTTGAGGAACTTTTAAAAATAGATAAAGAATGGATCAAAAAAGGGTTTGGAAATTCTCTTTATATACGTCCTTTTGTGATCGCAACAGAACCGGGGGTACTTGCTTCTCCTGGCGCTAGCTATAAATTTATGATCATTTGTTCTCCGGCTAAATCTTACTATACAGGAGAAGTAAGGGTACAGATCTCTGAAAAATACAGCCGCGCTGCAGATGGTGGTGTAGGTGCTGCAAAAGCAGCGGGAAATTACGGGGCACAGTTCTATCCTACCAACCTTGCTAAAGAGGCAGGTTTCCAGCAAATTATATGGACAGATGCCAATTCTCATGAATTTCTGGAAGAGGCAGGAACAATGAACGTATTTTTCAGGGTCAATGATACACTTTTAACTGCGCCGGTAAATGACAGGATCCTGGACGGGGTTACGCGTAAAAGTATTCTTAGCCTGGCCGAAGCCAATTCAATTAAGGCTGAAGTGAGAAGAGTTAGTGTTAAGGAGATTATTGAAGCTGCAAAAAATGGTTCCTTAAAGGAGATCTTTGGGGCAGGAACTGCAGCTGTAATCAATCCTATTCAGGGATTTGGTTATAAGGGTGAGCGTTATGAATTGCCTAAGATCACAGATTCTTATGCGAGCTTCTTTAAAGATAAACTTATGAAAATCCAATACAACCTTGCCGAGGATGAATTTGGATGGAGATACGAGGTAAAAGAATAG
- a CDS encoding ABC transporter ATP-binding protein has product MGNLLVAENISKQFGDFTALNDVSIAIPEQSIFGLLGPNGAGKTTFLRIINQITLPDTGTVYFRGKPLHPNDVGYIGYLPEERGLYKSMKVGEQALYLARLKGLSKAQAKERLEYWFNKLGITHWWDKKIQELSKGMAQKVQFVITVLHKPVLLIFDEPFTGFDPVNADIIKNEILQLREEGATILFSTHRMESVEELCEHIALIHKSNKLLDGKVADIKRLYKSNTFEVGLTTSSEAALLEDLSAKFIVEKATFKSLNQDLKLKLQIPADASPNELLHYLITKAQVNHFVEVIPSVNDIFIKTVTQNA; this is encoded by the coding sequence ATGGGTAATCTCCTGGTGGCAGAGAACATTAGCAAACAATTCGGCGATTTTACTGCACTCAATGATGTTTCCATAGCAATTCCTGAACAAAGCATATTTGGTCTTCTGGGACCTAATGGCGCAGGAAAAACCACATTTTTAAGGATTATTAATCAAATAACCCTGCCGGATACCGGTACTGTTTATTTCAGGGGGAAACCCCTTCATCCCAATGATGTTGGCTATATAGGCTATTTGCCAGAGGAAAGAGGTTTGTATAAGTCTATGAAAGTAGGGGAGCAGGCCCTTTATTTGGCAAGGCTAAAAGGTTTGAGCAAAGCCCAGGCAAAAGAAAGGCTGGAGTATTGGTTTAACAAACTGGGGATCACTCACTGGTGGGATAAAAAAATACAGGAACTTTCAAAAGGGATGGCGCAAAAAGTACAATTTGTGATCACCGTGCTTCACAAACCCGTCCTTCTTATTTTTGATGAACCTTTTACCGGGTTTGATCCCGTGAATGCCGATATTATCAAGAACGAGATCCTTCAATTAAGGGAGGAAGGGGCTACCATTCTTTTTTCTACCCATCGCATGGAAAGCGTGGAAGAATTGTGTGAGCATATTGCCCTTATCCATAAATCCAACAAACTCCTAGATGGAAAGGTGGCAGATATAAAACGACTTTATAAATCAAATACATTTGAGGTAGGTCTTACCACGTCGAGTGAGGCTGCACTTCTGGAGGACCTGTCTGCAAAATTTATTGTGGAAAAAGCGACTTTTAAAAGTTTGAATCAGGATCTTAAATTAAAATTACAGATCCCTGCCGATGCTTCTCCCAACGAACTGCTTCATTAT
- the dnaJ gene encoding molecular chaperone DnaJ, giving the protein MKQDYYEILGISKNASVAEIKKAYRKKAIEFHPDKNPGDNHAEEMFKKAAEAYEVLSNEDKRAKYDRFGHQAFEGGFGAGGGMNMDDIFSQFGDIFGGGFGGGFSGFGGGFGGGQRRVKGSNLRIRVSLTLEEIANGTEKKIKVKRKIQAPGTTYKSCTTCNGTGQVTRITNTILGRMQTASPCTACGGAGQIIDQKPAEADAHGLISKEETVSIKIPAGVEDGMQLKVTGKGNDAPGNGVPGDLLVAIEEKEHPTLQREGDNLHYDLYISYSEAVLGASREIDTVSGKVRIKIDEGVQSGKILRLRGKGISNLNGYGKGDLLVHVNVWTPKVLNREQREFFEKMAADENFQPNPELSDKSFFEKVKDMFS; this is encoded by the coding sequence ATGAAACAGGATTATTACGAAATACTGGGAATAAGTAAGAATGCCTCTGTGGCAGAGATCAAAAAAGCATATCGCAAAAAGGCTATTGAATTTCACCCCGATAAAAATCCGGGTGATAACCATGCCGAAGAAATGTTTAAAAAAGCTGCGGAAGCATACGAAGTTCTTAGCAATGAAGATAAGCGTGCCAAATATGACCGTTTTGGCCATCAGGCCTTTGAAGGTGGCTTTGGTGCAGGAGGAGGAATGAATATGGATGACATCTTCAGCCAGTTTGGTGATATCTTTGGCGGTGGCTTTGGTGGCGGCTTCTCTGGTTTTGGCGGTGGCTTTGGGGGAGGACAAAGGCGTGTGAAGGGCAGTAACCTTAGAATACGTGTGAGCCTTACCCTGGAAGAGATCGCAAACGGAACCGAAAAGAAAATTAAGGTTAAAAGAAAAATACAGGCTCCGGGGACAACCTATAAAAGTTGTACTACCTGTAACGGAACAGGACAGGTAACCCGTATTACAAATACCATATTAGGGCGTATGCAAACAGCGTCTCCCTGTACTGCCTGCGGCGGTGCCGGGCAGATAATTGATCAAAAACCTGCAGAAGCAGATGCACACGGCCTTATTTCAAAAGAAGAAACCGTATCTATCAAGATTCCGGCTGGGGTTGAAGATGGTATGCAGTTAAAAGTTACAGGAAAAGGTAACGACGCTCCGGGAAATGGAGTGCCGGGAGATCTTCTGGTGGCTATCGAAGAAAAAGAGCACCCAACCCTGCAACGGGAAGGTGATAATTTACATTATGATCTTTACATAAGTTATTCCGAAGCTGTACTTGGAGCTTCAAGAGAAATTGATACAGTTTCAGGCAAAGTTCGAATTAAAATAGATGAAGGAGTTCAATCTGGTAAGATCCTGCGTCTACGAGGCAAAGGGATCTCCAATTTAAATGGATATGGTAAAGGGGACTTGTTGGTGCATGTAAATGTCTGGACTCCTAAAGTATTGAACAGGGAGCAGCGGGAATTTTTTGAAAAAATGGCCGCCGATGAGAACTTCCAGCCCAATCCGGAACTAAGTGATAAATCATTTTTTGAAAAAGTAAAAGATATGTTTTCTTAA
- a CDS encoding DUF4920 domain-containing protein → MKNLWILPAFAVLSLVSCKNTDNTKDPEVMVETADLAYSSYGEQISSENSLSAGEMEERFKNLKEGDTIEVSFKTKVNSVCKGKGCWMTLDLPQEEDVMVKFKDYGFFVPMDIEEKEVVVNGKAFVAEVSVEEQQHYAEDKGDSPGKIAAITRPKRTLTFLADGVLIKD, encoded by the coding sequence ATGAAAAATTTATGGATTTTGCCTGCTTTTGCTGTTTTATCTCTAGTATCCTGTAAAAATACTGATAATACAAAAGATCCTGAGGTAATGGTCGAAACTGCAGATCTTGCTTATAGTTCTTACGGGGAACAAATTTCTTCTGAAAACAGTCTTTCGGCCGGGGAAATGGAGGAAAGATTTAAGAATCTTAAGGAAGGAGATACCATAGAGGTGAGTTTTAAAACTAAGGTTAATTCTGTTTGCAAAGGCAAAGGCTGCTGGATGACGCTGGACCTTCCGCAGGAAGAAGATGTAATGGTAAAATTCAAGGATTACGGATTTTTTGTTCCTATGGATATTGAAGAAAAAGAAGTGGTGGTAAACGGGAAGGCATTTGTAGCTGAAGTTTCTGTAGAAGAACAACAACATTACGCTGAAGATAAAGGCGATTCCCCGGGGAAAATAGCCGCGATCACCCGGCCAAAACGCACGCTTACTTTCCTGGCAGACGGGGTGCTTATAAAAGATTAA
- a CDS encoding TIGR01777 family oxidoreductase: MRVLITGATGLVGTHLARLLRQKNIQINYLTTSKDKIEKSPEYRGFFWDPSEGEIDEACLEGVDAIIHLAGASIAKKWTSEYKKEIIESRTKTAQLLYKTLQDSPYEVSRFISSSAIGIYPSSLEKLYHEDENAVDDSFLGEVVERWEAAAWEFESLDLEVAIVRTGLVLAEDGGALPKMKEPVDLNVGAAFGTGKQWQSWIHIEDLAGIYAYILEMELKGIYNAVAPNPVTNKELIKHIASQLDKSVWLPIVPAVALKLALGEMATVLLSSQLVSSEKIQNAGYKFRYKNLAKALESLL, encoded by the coding sequence ATGCGTGTATTAATAACAGGTGCAACAGGATTGGTAGGAACCCATCTTGCCAGGTTGCTTCGGCAAAAAAACATTCAAATAAATTATCTTACCACGAGTAAGGATAAGATTGAAAAATCTCCTGAATATCGTGGTTTCTTCTGGGATCCTTCAGAAGGAGAAATTGATGAAGCCTGCCTTGAAGGAGTAGATGCAATTATTCACCTGGCAGGAGCCAGTATTGCCAAAAAATGGACCTCAGAATATAAAAAGGAAATCATTGAAAGCAGGACTAAAACCGCTCAATTGCTTTATAAAACCCTGCAGGATTCCCCCTATGAAGTTTCCAGATTTATATCTTCCAGCGCCATAGGCATATATCCCAGTTCGCTGGAAAAGTTATACCACGAAGACGAAAATGCCGTTGATGATTCCTTTTTAGGAGAGGTAGTAGAAAGATGGGAAGCTGCCGCCTGGGAATTTGAATCCCTGGATTTGGAGGTGGCTATTGTAAGAACCGGCCTGGTCCTGGCAGAGGATGGCGGGGCTTTGCCTAAAATGAAAGAGCCGGTTGATTTAAATGTAGGAGCTGCATTTGGAACGGGGAAACAATGGCAATCCTGGATTCACATTGAGGATCTGGCGGGTATTTATGCTTATATCCTTGAAATGGAATTAAAGGGCATTTACAATGCTGTAGCGCCAAATCCCGTTACAAATAAAGAGTTAATAAAACATATTGCCTCTCAGCTTGATAAATCTGTTTGGCTGCCCATTGTTCCTGCTGTGGCTTTGAAGCTGGCCCTGGGAGAAATGGCAACAGTTTTGCTTTCCAGCCAACTGGTAAGTTCAGAAAAGATACAAAATGCGGGATATAAGTTCCGGTATAAAAATCTGGCCAAAGCCCTGGAGAGTTTGTTGTAA
- the crcB gene encoding fluoride efflux transporter CrcB, with the protein MKTFFLVFLGGGLGSMARYLAYRAMSQTSYPIFISTMAVNIAGSLLLGVIMGYALKQGNFSQNILLFLTTGFCGGFTTFSTFAFENMSLLRAGDYLTFSLYSIGSLVAGILAVLGGLFLARLF; encoded by the coding sequence ATGAAAACATTTTTCCTGGTCTTCCTGGGAGGCGGTTTGGGAAGTATGGCGAGGTATCTGGCTTACAGAGCTATGTCTCAAACCTCTTATCCAATTTTTATAAGCACCATGGCTGTGAATATTGCAGGCAGCCTTTTACTTGGAGTAATAATGGGCTATGCCCTTAAACAGGGAAATTTTAGCCAGAACATATTGCTTTTTCTTACCACAGGTTTTTGTGGAGGTTTCACCACCTTCTCTACTTTCGCCTTTGAAAACATGTCACTGCTGCGGGCAGGAGATTATTTAACATTCTCCCTCTATTCTATAGGAAGTCTTGTTGCGGGCATTCTGGCAGTACTTGGCGGATTGTTTTTAGCACGGCTTTTTTAA
- a CDS encoding dipeptidyl-peptidase 3 family protein encodes MKINYFLTLILASLIMFSCKDGNDDNRDLAETQTTNDSIFEYKVEEFADIKILRYQIPGWENLSLKEQKLVYYLVQAGLAGRDIMWDQNYRHNLKIRAALENIYNNYAGDKNSEDWKAFETYLKRVWFSNGIHHHYSNDKIKPEFSKEFFDSLLAETETNLTGEAYDVIFNDKDSKKVNLDGTQDLLLSSAVNFYGPDVTEAEAEAFYKNKKSPDPLKPLSYGLNSQLVKENGKLVEKVWKSGGMYGAAIDEIVKWLELAKGVAENEKQGKALGLLIDYYKSGDLKTWDDYNVAWVEATEGNIDYINSFIEVYNDPIGYRGSYENIVQIKDFEMSKKMSVLEQNVQWFEDNAPLMKEHKKDSVKGVTYKTVIVAGEAGDASPSTPIGVNLPNANWIRAAHGSKSVSLGNIIEAYNNAGSTNVLEEFAHDEEEIELQKQYGQDGSKLHTALHEVVGHASGRINPGVGETKETLKSYASTMEEGRADLVALYYLMDPKIQELGLTDDWEKMGKATYDGYIRNGLITQLVRLNLGDNVEESHMRNRQWVSAWVFEKGKEEGVIEKVSRDGKTYYDIKNYPRLRELFGELLMETQRIKSEGDFEAAKNLVENYGVKVDQAVHKEVLDRNSKFKSPPYSGFVNPVLVPETGDDGEIKAIRIEQPKDFASQMLQYAKDFNFLPVKG; translated from the coding sequence ATGAAAATTAATTATTTTTTGACGCTTATCCTGGCGTCGCTTATTATGTTTTCCTGTAAAGATGGAAATGATGATAACCGTGATTTGGCTGAAACCCAAACTACTAATGACAGCATTTTTGAATACAAGGTGGAGGAGTTTGCAGATATTAAAATTCTGCGATACCAAATCCCGGGCTGGGAGAACCTTAGCCTCAAGGAACAAAAACTGGTCTATTACCTTGTTCAGGCAGGTTTGGCCGGGCGTGATATCATGTGGGACCAGAACTACCGGCATAATCTTAAAATTAGAGCTGCCCTTGAGAATATATATAACAATTATGCGGGGGACAAGAATTCTGAAGACTGGAAGGCTTTTGAAACCTACCTAAAGCGAGTATGGTTTTCCAATGGGATTCACCATCATTATTCAAATGATAAGATCAAACCGGAATTCAGCAAAGAGTTTTTTGACAGTCTTCTTGCAGAGACAGAAACCAACCTTACGGGTGAAGCTTATGACGTGATCTTTAATGATAAGGATTCCAAAAAAGTTAATCTTGACGGCACACAGGATCTATTGTTAAGCAGTGCGGTGAATTTCTATGGGCCAGATGTTACCGAAGCTGAAGCTGAAGCTTTTTATAAGAATAAAAAATCTCCGGATCCTTTAAAGCCGCTTTCCTATGGCCTTAATTCTCAACTGGTAAAAGAAAATGGAAAATTGGTTGAAAAAGTGTGGAAAAGCGGGGGAATGTATGGTGCTGCCATTGATGAGATCGTTAAATGGCTGGAACTTGCCAAAGGAGTTGCCGAGAATGAAAAACAAGGCAAGGCCCTTGGTTTGTTGATAGATTATTACAAGAGTGGAGACCTTAAGACCTGGGATGATTACAATGTTGCCTGGGTTGAAGCTACAGAGGGAAACATAGACTATATAAACAGTTTTATTGAAGTCTATAATGACCCTATTGGTTACAGGGGATCCTATGAAAATATTGTACAAATAAAGGATTTTGAAATGTCTAAGAAAATGAGTGTTCTGGAGCAGAACGTTCAATGGTTTGAGGACAATGCACCTTTAATGAAGGAGCATAAAAAGGACTCGGTAAAAGGAGTTACCTATAAGACGGTGATCGTGGCAGGGGAGGCAGGAGATGCTTCTCCAAGTACCCCAATAGGAGTAAACCTGCCAAATGCCAACTGGATAAGGGCGGCCCACGGTAGTAAATCTGTATCTCTTGGAAATATTATTGAAGCCTACAATAATGCAGGAAGCACTAATGTGCTTGAGGAATTTGCTCATGATGAGGAAGAAATTGAACTTCAAAAGCAATACGGGCAGGATGGTAGTAAACTACATACCGCACTTCACGAAGTTGTAGGGCATGCCTCCGGAAGGATAAATCCGGGAGTAGGTGAAACCAAGGAAACTCTTAAAAGCTATGCATCTACCATGGAAGAGGGAAGAGCAGATCTTGTTGCTCTTTATTACCTGATGGATCCTAAGATCCAGGAACTGGGTCTTACAGATGACTGGGAGAAAATGGGGAAGGCAACCTATGATGGTTATATTAGAAATGGTTTAATAACACAGTTAGTAAGATTGAACCTGGGAGATAATGTAGAGGAAAGCCATATGCGTAACCGCCAGTGGGTAAGTGCCTGGGTGTTTGAAAAAGGGAAAGAAGAAGGTGTAATAGAAAAGGTTTCCAGAGATGGAAAAACCTATTATGATATCAAGAATTATCCAAGATTACGCGAGCTTTTTGGTGAATTATTAATGGAAACCCAAAGAATAAAATCTGAAGGAGACTTTGAGGCTGCCAAAAATCTTGTGGAGAATTACGGTGTTAAAGTAGACCAGGCTGTGCATAAAGAAGTGCTGGACCGAAATTCAAAATTTAAATCTCCTCCTTACAGCGGTTTTGTTAACCCGGTATTAGTACCCGAGACTGGGGACGATGGAGAGATTAAAGCCATACGTATAGAGCAACCTAAAGATTTTGCATCTCAAATGTTGCAGTATGCAAAGGATTTCAATTTTTTACCTGTAAAAGGATAA
- a CDS encoding YceI family protein: MKKSILNIFIIAAITIATGCKNDNREAQTGEALDVAAANMEAVEFKVDATSSVIEWKGKKPTGTHTGTIQIAEGTFYANDSIVESGTFLIDMASINVTDLEGSDKENLENHLKGTVKGKEGDFFNINEFPNAKFEVTGVNQVNGQIMLQGNLTMKGETKNVEFPVNIDLNGEELVLTSETFTIDRTKWNVNFKSKSVFDSLGDNFINDEIELTIKVVATKA; this comes from the coding sequence ATGAAAAAATCAATCCTGAATATTTTTATAATTGCTGCAATTACCATTGCAACCGGATGTAAAAATGATAATCGTGAGGCCCAAACCGGGGAAGCTCTGGATGTTGCTGCTGCCAATATGGAGGCTGTTGAATTCAAAGTAGATGCCACTTCTTCTGTAATTGAATGGAAGGGTAAAAAACCCACAGGAACTCACACTGGAACTATTCAAATCGCTGAAGGAACCTTTTATGCAAACGACAGCATAGTTGAAAGTGGTACATTTTTAATTGATATGGCCTCGATCAATGTTACAGATCTTGAAGGATCAGATAAAGAAAATCTTGAAAATCACCTGAAGGGGACCGTAAAAGGAAAAGAAGGAGATTTCTTTAATATCAACGAATTTCCAAATGCGAAATTTGAAGTAACCGGGGTGAACCAGGTTAACGGGCAAATAATGCTACAGGGTAATTTGACAATGAAAGGGGAAACCAAGAATGTTGAATTCCCGGTAAATATTGACCTTAACGGCGAAGAACTTGTCCTTACAAGCGAAACTTTTACTATTGACCGCACAAAATGGAATGTGAACTTCAAATCAAAATCTGTTTTTGACAGTCTTGGAGATAATTTCATTAATGATGAAATTGAACTTACCATTAAAGTAGTAGCGACTAAAGCATAA